A stretch of Stenotrophomonas indicatrix DNA encodes these proteins:
- a CDS encoding acyltransferase family protein yields the protein MTAQALAMLPDRSLTVARMLHPERSHNAAIDGLRALAVLAVIVFHANAAWLPGGFTGVDLFFVVSGFVISQSLASRAGMPLGALLLDFYRRRVLRLLPALLVMLMATFVLSALFIPRAWRNEQFDQTGWAALVGFSNVVLAGQQDDYFSPGAELNPFLHTWTLGVEEQFYLVFPLLFFVWLRGRDRWPWSRVLLPALTVLSLAWAAWQAQTAPAAAFYLLPSRFWELAAGALLYQWMSARGPGKRRDALALPGLALLLAGVLVAPQLAMPVPGVLATVVGTLLLLAAVAGHGQSRVGRALGWAPLSYLGRLSYSLYLWHWPLLVLLRWTYGLQGAALWLYPVLLLAVSAASYHCVERPLRSALPLLRLAPAKVLAMALPVLGLCGAGAWATVEYHQQISLSVTRDGYAWQARRYPAWRPLEPVSAPALEGRRLFVVGDSHAAAYRTMTSMVARQTGMEIRQEDRGGCSFVNLLRASPADCQDFIEDSLSAIERDARPGDIVLLAALRMPELRGFDWQQQDAQQIYRQLRAERTPAHAQAAHDEAERVLGRLQRLGVHVVIDAPLPLFKAGAYRCSDWFNRSNPACAGGLSMSRADLQRLRAPQMALLAELAARYPSLTVWDPLPLLCGPDTCSAVQDGEPLFFDNDHLSGHGNRVLLPSFRQTLIDVAGDNPL from the coding sequence ATGACTGCGCAAGCGCTGGCCATGCTGCCCGATCGCTCGCTGACGGTCGCCCGCATGCTTCACCCCGAACGCTCCCACAACGCTGCCATCGATGGCCTGCGTGCACTGGCCGTGCTGGCCGTCATCGTCTTCCATGCGAACGCGGCGTGGCTGCCCGGTGGTTTCACCGGCGTGGACCTGTTCTTCGTGGTCTCCGGCTTCGTGATCAGCCAGTCGCTGGCATCGCGTGCAGGCATGCCACTGGGCGCGCTGCTGCTCGATTTCTACCGGCGCCGCGTGCTGCGCCTGTTGCCGGCGCTGCTGGTGATGCTGATGGCCACCTTCGTGCTGTCAGCGCTGTTCATTCCCCGCGCCTGGCGCAACGAGCAGTTCGACCAGACCGGCTGGGCGGCGCTGGTGGGTTTCAGCAACGTGGTACTGGCCGGCCAGCAGGATGACTACTTCTCGCCCGGCGCGGAACTCAATCCGTTCCTGCACACCTGGACGCTGGGCGTGGAGGAGCAGTTCTACCTGGTGTTCCCGCTGCTGTTCTTCGTCTGGTTGCGCGGCCGCGACCGCTGGCCGTGGTCGCGTGTGCTGTTGCCGGCGCTCACGGTGCTGTCGCTGGCGTGGGCGGCCTGGCAAGCGCAGACGGCCCCGGCGGCGGCGTTCTACCTGCTGCCGTCGCGGTTCTGGGAACTGGCGGCCGGTGCGCTGTTGTACCAGTGGATGAGCGCGCGCGGTCCCGGCAAGCGCAGGGACGCGCTCGCACTGCCCGGCCTGGCGCTGCTGCTGGCGGGCGTACTTGTCGCGCCGCAACTGGCGATGCCGGTGCCGGGTGTGCTGGCCACGGTGGTCGGCACCCTGCTGCTGTTGGCGGCGGTAGCCGGGCATGGCCAATCGCGGGTCGGCCGCGCCCTGGGCTGGGCACCGCTGTCGTACCTGGGGCGACTGTCGTATTCGCTGTACCTGTGGCATTGGCCACTGCTGGTGCTGCTGCGCTGGACCTACGGGCTGCAGGGCGCTGCGCTGTGGCTGTATCCGGTACTGCTGCTGGCCGTGTCGGCCGCGTCCTACCACTGCGTGGAACGTCCGCTGCGCAGCGCGCTGCCGCTGTTGCGGCTGGCGCCGGCGAAGGTGCTGGCGATGGCGCTGCCGGTGTTGGGGCTGTGCGGCGCCGGCGCCTGGGCGACGGTGGAGTACCACCAGCAGATCTCGCTCAGCGTCACCCGCGATGGCTACGCATGGCAGGCGCGTCGCTACCCGGCGTGGCGACCGCTGGAACCGGTGAGCGCACCTGCCCTCGAAGGGCGACGCCTGTTTGTTGTCGGCGACTCGCATGCGGCGGCCTACCGCACGATGACCAGCATGGTCGCGCGACAGACCGGGATGGAGATCCGCCAGGAGGATCGCGGTGGCTGCAGCTTCGTCAATCTGCTGCGGGCCAGCCCGGCCGACTGCCAGGACTTCATCGAGGACAGCCTGTCGGCCATCGAACGCGACGCGCGCCCGGGTGACATCGTGTTGCTGGCGGCGCTGCGCATGCCGGAGCTGCGAGGGTTCGACTGGCAGCAACAGGACGCACAGCAGATTTATCGGCAGTTGCGGGCCGAACGCACGCCCGCGCATGCGCAGGCGGCACATGATGAAGCCGAGCGTGTGCTGGGCCGCCTGCAGCGGTTGGGTGTGCACGTGGTCATCGATGCACCGCTGCCGCTGTTCAAGGCCGGGGCCTATCGCTGCTCGGACTGGTTCAACCGTAGCAATCCGGCGTGCGCCGGTGGCCTGAGCATGTCGCGCGCGGATCTGCAGCGGCTGCGTGCGCCGCAGATGGCACTGCTGGCCGAGCTGGCCGCGCGTTACCCGTCATTGACCGTGTGGGATCCGCTGCCGCTGCTGTGCGGACCGGATACCTGCTCGGCCGTGCAGGACGGTGAACCGCTGTTCTTCGACAACGATCACCTGAGCGGCCATGGCAACCGCGTGCTGTTGCCCAGCTTCCGGCAGACCCTGATCGATGTTGCGGGCGACAATCCACTGTAG
- a CDS encoding FAD-binding oxidoreductase yields MSTALPSALVAELTALLGSDGWRMDDGALEANAQDNSWRHQRPAAVALPADIEQVQALVRACRAHGVALVARGAGTGTTGAAVPLPGSIVLSFTRMDRILQIRAGDRCAVVQPGVLNGTLQQALAPHGLFWAPDPSSAEICSIGGNLACNAGGPRAVKYGTSRDNVLGLVAVTGTGEVIRCGGAYTKDATGYDLTHLLVGSEGTLALIVEATLKLTPLPVSQAGLRVLYRDADAAASAVSRLMSQPVVPTRLEFMDARSLELLRLNGADVPDAGAMLLVEADGDHDTLPYLLQALATAAEGDGMIALDVAMEGRARDQLWAARKALSPALRSVAPGKINEDVVVPVSRIPDLVAGVQVLAHDYSLTIVTFGHAGNGNLHVNILYHPDDADENARAHAALPKIFELTLALGGTLSGEHGIGLAKRDFMAKAFTAETLAAMRAIKVALDPDGILNPGKVLPPA; encoded by the coding sequence ATGAGTACTGCCCTGCCCTCCGCATTGGTTGCCGAACTGACCGCCCTGCTGGGCAGCGACGGCTGGCGCATGGATGACGGCGCACTGGAGGCGAACGCGCAGGACAACTCGTGGCGCCACCAGCGCCCGGCTGCGGTGGCATTGCCGGCCGACATCGAACAGGTGCAGGCGCTGGTGCGTGCCTGCCGCGCGCATGGCGTGGCCCTGGTCGCGCGCGGTGCGGGCACCGGCACCACCGGCGCTGCGGTGCCGTTGCCCGGCAGCATCGTGCTGTCGTTCACCCGCATGGACCGCATCCTCCAGATCCGCGCCGGCGACCGCTGTGCGGTGGTACAACCGGGCGTGCTCAACGGAACGCTGCAGCAGGCACTGGCACCGCACGGCCTGTTCTGGGCACCGGACCCGTCCAGCGCCGAGATCTGCAGCATCGGCGGCAACCTCGCCTGCAATGCCGGTGGTCCGCGCGCGGTGAAGTACGGCACCAGCCGCGACAACGTGCTGGGCCTGGTAGCAGTGACAGGTACCGGCGAGGTGATCCGCTGCGGCGGTGCCTACACCAAAGACGCCACTGGCTATGACCTCACCCACCTGCTGGTGGGCAGCGAAGGCACGCTGGCGCTGATCGTGGAAGCCACGCTGAAGCTGACCCCGCTGCCGGTCAGCCAGGCCGGGCTGCGTGTGCTGTACCGCGATGCCGACGCGGCCGCCTCTGCCGTCTCGCGGCTGATGTCGCAGCCGGTCGTTCCCACGCGCTTGGAATTCATGGACGCACGCAGCCTGGAGCTGCTGCGCCTCAACGGTGCCGACGTACCCGACGCTGGCGCGATGCTGCTGGTGGAAGCCGACGGCGACCACGACACCTTGCCCTACCTGCTGCAGGCATTGGCGACCGCCGCCGAAGGTGACGGCATGATCGCACTGGACGTGGCAATGGAAGGCCGCGCGCGTGACCAGCTGTGGGCCGCACGCAAGGCCTTGTCACCCGCGCTGCGCAGCGTCGCCCCGGGCAAGATCAACGAAGACGTAGTGGTACCGGTATCGCGCATCCCCGATCTGGTGGCTGGCGTGCAGGTACTGGCCCACGACTATTCGCTGACCATCGTCACCTTCGGCCATGCCGGCAACGGCAACCTGCACGTCAACATCCTCTACCACCCCGATGATGCCGACGAGAACGCGCGCGCGCATGCCGCGCTGCCGAAGATCTTCGAACTGACGCTGGCGCTGGGTGGCACGCTGTCGGGCGAACACGGCATCGGCCTGGCCAAGCGTGATTTCATGGCGAAGGCGTTCACCGCGGAAACGCTGGCGGCGATGCGCGCGATCAAGGTCGCGCTGGACCCGGATGGCATCCTCAACCCGGGCAAGGTGCTGCCGCCGGCATAG
- a CDS encoding metal-dependent hydrolase: MPSIITHAAVPLALWCAADRGRIPPRLLGAGVIAAMLPDADVLAFALHIPYADAFGHRGASHSLLFALVLAVLAAVLAFFGSRRPGSAPLSSGSRQPWLAVLCQPRLAPTTAKPRLASTVQAAAFVFVCAASHPLLDALTSGGLGVALAWPWSEHRFFAPWRPIRVSPFAPQFFSARGLTTLLSELRWVWLPLAGAVIAWKLIHPAPAAPRDLS, from the coding sequence ATGCCTTCGATCATCACCCACGCGGCGGTACCACTGGCGTTGTGGTGCGCTGCTGATCGCGGCCGCATTCCGCCGCGCCTGCTGGGCGCCGGCGTGATCGCGGCGATGCTGCCCGACGCCGATGTACTCGCGTTTGCCCTGCACATTCCCTACGCCGATGCGTTCGGCCATCGCGGGGCCAGCCACTCGTTGCTGTTCGCCCTGGTGCTCGCAGTGTTGGCGGCGGTGCTGGCGTTCTTTGGTAGCCGCCGACCTGGGTCGGCGCCGCTCAGCTCCGGTAGTCGCCAACCTTGGTTGGCGGTGCTGTGCCAACCAAGGTTGGCACCTACCACGGCAAAGCCAAGGTTGGCATCTACCGTACAAGCGGCGGCGTTCGTGTTCGTCTGCGCCGCCAGCCATCCATTGCTGGATGCGTTGACCTCCGGCGGCCTTGGCGTTGCGCTGGCCTGGCCCTGGAGCGAACACCGCTTCTTCGCACCCTGGCGGCCGATCCGCGTGTCGCCGTTCGCGCCGCAGTTCTTCAGCGCGCGCGGCCTGACCACCCTGCTGTCGGAACTGCGCTGGGTGTGGCTGCCGCTGGCCGGCGCTGTCATCGCCTGGAAACTGATTCACCCCGCCCCCGCTGCCCCACGAGATCTGTCATGA
- a CDS encoding YraN family protein: MVAEHLQRGSAVETAAEQHLQQAGLQPRARNVRYRGGELDLVMDDAGTVVFVEVRYRARQDFGGGAASVDPRKCRRLIHAAQLYLQEHPAVANAPCRFDVVEATGEPPQLHWLRDAFRLDDC, translated from the coding sequence GTGGTCGCTGAGCACCTGCAACGTGGCTCGGCGGTGGAAACCGCCGCCGAGCAGCATCTGCAGCAGGCCGGGTTGCAGCCGCGTGCGCGCAACGTGCGTTATCGCGGTGGTGAACTGGACCTGGTGATGGATGACGCCGGCACCGTGGTGTTCGTGGAAGTGCGCTACCGCGCGCGACAGGACTTCGGTGGCGGCGCGGCCTCGGTCGATCCGCGCAAATGCCGGCGCCTGATCCACGCGGCACAGCTGTACCTGCAGGAACACCCCGCCGTGGCCAACGCGCCCTGCCGCTTCGACGTGGTTGAAGCCACGGGCGAACCACCGCAGCTGCACTGGCTGCGCGATGCGTTCCGGTTGGATGATTGCTGA
- a CDS encoding penicillin-binding protein activator has translation MNKPAARISALSLSLMLLAGCATTSLVSTPESPAQSQALALIEQGKPRDAALQLEALAATLRGGARSNALADAAWAWHLAGDSARARSLLGQVTARQLTGASLQRYQLASAELALADKQPAQALALLKDHADNVHPSLRTRWSLARASALQATGDAFGAATERARAHAGLTGTARSENQAAISGLLGTLDDATLRSRAAALPANDPLYNFAGRALIARGLPLPRPFDRDGAAQFDTSKRPPAMSDGYRPPAKLAVLLPLSGRLATAAQPVRDGLLSAYYGETRRRPEVNFFDTAGTPAGALAAYDKAVASGADFVVGPLGRDEVDAVYGRQQLPVPVLGLNRGKDAPPAGSAGFSLAPEDDGIVAAEYMRGRERSKALVINSSDDTGRRAAAAFAQRFAQRGGSVAATIAISETVGDVSAQVRNAGAVDAVFLAVRAPQARLLAPQLALAGAGGATRVGTSQLTTGSGKVEEDVALDGIIYPNEAWNVRSVSGVPSAAQVAQTLPSARGAASRLFAFGADAWKISAYLDKLATEGGLDGATGTLYLDSNGNILRQPAWSTFSGGRPMPIAGGR, from the coding sequence ATGAACAAGCCCGCCGCACGCATCTCTGCCCTGTCGCTGTCGTTGATGCTGCTGGCCGGTTGTGCCACCACCAGCCTCGTCAGCACGCCCGAATCGCCGGCCCAGAGCCAGGCGCTGGCGCTGATTGAACAAGGCAAGCCGCGCGACGCCGCCCTGCAACTGGAAGCGCTGGCCGCGACCCTGCGTGGCGGTGCCCGCAGCAACGCATTGGCCGATGCGGCCTGGGCCTGGCACCTGGCCGGCGACAGCGCGCGCGCGCGCAGCCTGCTGGGCCAGGTGACCGCCCGCCAGCTGACCGGCGCCAGCCTGCAGCGTTACCAGCTGGCCAGCGCCGAGCTGGCGCTGGCCGACAAGCAGCCGGCGCAGGCACTGGCCCTGCTGAAGGATCATGCCGACAACGTGCACCCGAGCCTGCGCACGCGCTGGTCACTGGCCCGCGCCAGTGCCCTGCAGGCCACCGGCGATGCCTTTGGCGCCGCCACCGAACGCGCCCGTGCGCATGCAGGCCTGACCGGCACCGCGCGCAGCGAGAACCAGGCCGCCATCTCCGGCCTGCTCGGCACCCTCGACGATGCCACCCTGCGCAGCCGCGCCGCCGCCTTGCCGGCCAATGACCCGCTGTACAACTTTGCAGGCCGTGCGCTGATCGCCCGTGGCCTGCCGCTGCCGCGCCCGTTCGATCGCGATGGCGCCGCCCAGTTCGACACCAGCAAGCGCCCGCCAGCGATGAGCGATGGCTACCGCCCGCCGGCCAAGCTGGCCGTGCTGCTGCCGCTCAGTGGTCGCCTGGCCACCGCCGCACAACCGGTGCGCGATGGCCTGCTCAGCGCCTACTACGGTGAAACCCGCCGTCGTCCGGAGGTCAATTTCTTCGACACCGCCGGTACCCCGGCCGGTGCGCTGGCCGCGTATGACAAGGCCGTCGCTTCCGGTGCCGACTTCGTGGTCGGCCCGCTCGGCCGCGACGAGGTGGACGCCGTGTACGGCCGCCAGCAGCTGCCGGTGCCGGTGCTCGGCCTGAACCGCGGCAAGGATGCACCGCCCGCCGGCAGCGCCGGTTTCTCGCTGGCACCGGAGGACGACGGCATCGTCGCCGCCGAATACATGCGTGGCCGCGAGCGCAGCAAGGCGCTGGTGATCAACAGCAGCGACGACACCGGCCGTCGCGCCGCAGCCGCCTTCGCCCAGCGCTTTGCCCAGCGCGGCGGCAGCGTCGCCGCCACCATCGCCATCAGCGAAACCGTGGGGGATGTCAGCGCGCAGGTGCGCAACGCCGGCGCGGTCGATGCCGTGTTCCTGGCCGTACGTGCACCGCAGGCCCGCCTGCTGGCCCCGCAGCTGGCGCTGGCCGGTGCCGGTGGTGCCACCCGCGTGGGTACCTCGCAGCTGACCACCGGCAGTGGCAAGGTCGAAGAAGACGTGGCGCTGGACGGCATCATCTATCCGAACGAAGCCTGGAACGTGCGCAGCGTGTCCGGCGTGCCGTCCGCTGCCCAGGTCGCGCAGACCCTGCCCAGCGCGCGCGGCGCCGCCAGCCGCCTGTTCGCCTTCGGCGCCGATGCGTGGAAGATCAGCGCCTACCTGGACAAGCTGGCCACCGAAGGCGGCCTGGACGGCGCCACCGGCACGCTGTACCTGGACAGCAACGGCAACATCCTGCGCCAGCCGGCATGGTCGACCTTCAGCGGTGGCCGGCCGATGCCGATCGCCGGTGGTCGCTGA
- the rsmI gene encoding 16S rRNA (cytidine(1402)-2'-O)-methyltransferase, whose translation MSVPTLYVVATPIGNLADLSPRAQEVLRSVAAICAEDTRRSGQLLSHFGIQQPLVALHEHNEEALAQRLVARLQAGESLALVSDAGTPLVSDPGFRLVRAARAAGIKVSPIPGACAAIAALSVAGLPSDRFSFEGFLPAKASGRRDRLQGLAGEVRTMVFYESSHRITESLADMAAIFGGERPAVLARELTKLFETVLDGDLAGLLAQVEADDNQRKGEFVVMVQGAGDDAEAQLAHGRHVYAKLSEHLPPSTAAKLAAELTGAPRKALYGS comes from the coding sequence ATGAGTGTCCCAACCCTGTATGTCGTCGCCACGCCGATCGGCAACCTGGCCGATCTGAGCCCGCGCGCGCAGGAGGTATTGCGTTCGGTGGCGGCCATCTGCGCCGAGGACACCCGCCGCAGTGGCCAGCTGCTGTCCCATTTCGGCATCCAGCAGCCGCTGGTGGCCCTGCACGAACACAACGAAGAGGCCCTGGCCCAGCGCCTGGTGGCGCGGCTGCAGGCGGGCGAGTCGCTGGCGCTGGTCAGCGATGCAGGCACCCCGCTGGTCAGCGATCCGGGCTTCCGGCTGGTGCGTGCCGCGCGTGCTGCCGGCATCAAGGTCAGCCCGATTCCCGGCGCCTGCGCGGCCATCGCTGCGCTGAGCGTGGCCGGCCTGCCCAGCGACCGCTTCAGTTTCGAGGGATTCCTGCCGGCCAAGGCCAGCGGCCGCCGCGATCGCCTGCAGGGGCTGGCCGGCGAAGTGCGCACGATGGTGTTCTACGAATCCTCGCACCGCATCACCGAGTCGTTGGCCGACATGGCGGCGATCTTTGGCGGCGAGCGCCCGGCCGTGCTTGCGCGCGAGCTGACCAAGCTGTTCGAGACCGTGCTGGATGGCGACCTGGCCGGGTTGCTGGCGCAGGTGGAAGCCGATGACAACCAGCGCAAGGGCGAGTTCGTGGTGATGGTGCAGGGCGCTGGCGACGATGCCGAGGCGCAGCTGGCACATGGCCGGCACGTCTACGCCAAGCTGAGCGAGCACCTGCCACCGTCGACCGCAGCCAAGCTGGCGGCCGAGTTGACCGGCGCACCGCGCAAGGCGTTGTACGGCAGTTGA
- a CDS encoding PDZ domain-containing protein, translated as MSAKGLSLVLALALSAHAWAGEEIDPSDLGRGFTGYELFDPGLVQLRQGPYVEGNHAIVIYTAAREAVDLAEGCPQVDPAAREAIEQAYQQMAASQHRYVSARQWTRLREALHGSYKQPPLRGVLECGAFAMQAPHFDERMEGRLLAHTEMSRSANGAVDDRADALRPVLGLGMAGGTLVNHVLNGSNAERAGLKANDEVLSVQGTAVATTYGIEQVLRAYAPGDRIQLKVRRTVLDLATGASSQELDIALVLQSRAALLAR; from the coding sequence ATGTCGGCAAAAGGACTTTCACTGGTGTTGGCCCTGGCCCTTTCCGCCCACGCGTGGGCGGGCGAGGAGATCGATCCATCGGATCTGGGGCGTGGCTTCACCGGCTATGAGTTGTTCGATCCTGGCCTGGTGCAGTTGCGGCAGGGCCCGTATGTGGAAGGCAACCACGCGATCGTCATCTACACCGCCGCACGGGAGGCCGTGGACCTGGCCGAGGGCTGCCCGCAGGTGGACCCCGCTGCGCGCGAAGCGATCGAGCAGGCCTACCAGCAGATGGCGGCCAGCCAGCACCGGTATGTAAGTGCGCGCCAGTGGACGCGGCTGCGCGAGGCGCTGCACGGCAGCTACAAGCAGCCGCCGCTGCGTGGCGTGCTGGAATGTGGCGCGTTTGCCATGCAGGCCCCGCATTTCGATGAACGTATGGAGGGGCGCCTGCTCGCCCACACCGAGATGTCGCGCTCGGCCAACGGTGCCGTCGATGATCGCGCCGACGCGTTGCGGCCCGTGCTGGGGTTGGGGATGGCGGGAGGGACGCTGGTCAATCACGTGCTCAACGGCAGCAACGCCGAGCGGGCCGGCCTGAAGGCAAATGACGAGGTGCTGTCGGTGCAGGGAACCGCCGTGGCGACGACCTACGGCATCGAACAGGTCCTTCGCGCGTACGCGCCCGGTGATCGCATCCAGCTGAAGGTGCGCCGCACGGTGCTGGATCTGGCAACCGGGGCCTCGTCGCAGGAGCTGGATATCGCGCTGGTGCTCCAATCGCGGGCAGCGCTGCTGGCCCGTTGA
- a CDS encoding DM13 domain-containing protein: MRRILILLATHLLTLGLGFGLGVYLLPILIAPDDPPVAQVQAAMADATYHTTFRRDLKGSDAVHWAEGKVSVSARQVAFNGKMGPGPDYKVYLVQDFVDNKADFLKIKDKAQRVGEVKTFNRFLVDVPANVDVDQFTTVVVWCERFSQFISAGQYRTPG; encoded by the coding sequence ATGCGCCGCATCCTCATCCTGCTCGCCACCCACCTGCTCACCCTCGGCCTTGGCTTCGGCCTGGGCGTGTATTTGCTGCCCATCCTGATCGCTCCCGATGATCCGCCGGTCGCGCAGGTGCAGGCGGCGATGGCCGACGCCACTTACCACACCACCTTCCGTCGCGACCTCAAAGGCAGTGACGCGGTGCATTGGGCCGAAGGCAAGGTCAGCGTCAGCGCGCGCCAGGTCGCCTTCAACGGCAAGATGGGCCCGGGTCCTGACTACAAGGTCTACCTGGTCCAGGACTTCGTCGACAACAAAGCGGACTTTCTGAAGATCAAGGACAAGGCCCAGCGCGTCGGTGAGGTCAAGACCTTCAACCGCTTCCTGGTGGACGTGCCGGCCAATGTGGACGTGGACCAGTTCACCACCGTGGTGGTGTGGTGCGAGCGCTTCTCGCAGTTCATTTCCGCCGGGCAGTACCGCACGCCGGGTTGA
- a CDS encoding NRDE family protein: MCLLAIGWLHHPRWRLVMAGNRDEFHARPTAALAPWQDETSVIGGRDLRSGGGWAGVGAGGRMAVVTNVRDPQASQTGPSRGALVADYLRGRDPAAIHIERLAGISTAYAPFNLLLADGHSLEYLGNHPAERQTLGSGVHGMSNGALDAPWPKTRRLMDALSAWLEQDGVRSLSQRERDLTPDLTPLWDALADEHRPVDSDLPDTGIGLERERWLSPAFIRGDDYGTRASTVLLIDGNGHGEIHERRFGPQGVPSGQGHVIF; this comes from the coding sequence ATGTGCCTGCTTGCTATTGGCTGGCTGCACCACCCGCGCTGGCGGCTGGTGATGGCCGGCAACCGTGATGAGTTCCACGCCCGACCGACCGCAGCCCTGGCCCCTTGGCAGGATGAGACCTCGGTCATCGGCGGACGCGACCTGCGCTCGGGCGGCGGCTGGGCCGGGGTGGGTGCCGGCGGCCGGATGGCGGTGGTGACCAACGTCCGCGATCCGCAGGCTTCCCAGACCGGGCCATCGCGTGGCGCCCTGGTGGCCGACTACCTGCGTGGCCGCGATCCGGCGGCCATACATATAGAACGTCTGGCCGGGATCTCCACTGCCTATGCCCCGTTCAACCTGCTGCTGGCCGATGGCCACAGCCTGGAGTATCTGGGCAACCACCCGGCCGAACGGCAGACGCTTGGCTCGGGCGTGCACGGCATGTCCAACGGCGCGCTTGATGCGCCCTGGCCGAAGACCCGGCGGCTGATGGATGCGCTGTCGGCGTGGCTGGAACAAGACGGGGTCAGATCCCTTTCCCAACGGGAAAGGGATCTGACCCCGGACCTGACCCCGCTGTGGGATGCCCTGGCCGATGAACATCGCCCGGTCGACAGCGACCTGCCCGATACCGGCATCGGCCTGGAACGCGAACGCTGGCTCAGCCCCGCCTTCATCCGTGGTGACGATTACGGCACCCGCGCCAGTACCGTGCTGCTGATTGATGGCAACGGCCACGGCGAAATCCATGAGCGCCGCTTTGGTCCGCAGGGCGTACCCAGCGGACAGGGTCACGTCATTTTCTGA
- the mraZ gene encoding division/cell wall cluster transcriptional repressor MraZ — MFQGETAITVDDKGRMAVPTAHRDLVARVSNNRLVLTYNPFESGCLWLYAESEWERVRDDVMSKPNTQRVVRLLQQKLVGSAAHLELDGNGRISIPASHRGAVGIEKKAVLLGMGDKFELWSEQAHRALIQQTLSDEDLGDGLLDLKL, encoded by the coding sequence GTGTTCCAGGGCGAGACGGCCATCACAGTTGACGACAAAGGACGCATGGCGGTTCCCACCGCTCACCGCGACCTGGTTGCGCGCGTCAGCAACAACCGTCTCGTGTTGACCTACAACCCCTTCGAATCCGGCTGCCTGTGGCTGTACGCCGAGTCGGAATGGGAGCGGGTACGCGACGACGTCATGTCCAAACCCAACACACAGCGCGTCGTACGTCTGCTGCAGCAGAAGCTGGTCGGTTCAGCCGCCCACCTGGAGCTGGACGGCAACGGTCGCATCAGCATTCCCGCCAGCCACCGCGGTGCGGTGGGCATTGAGAAGAAGGCGGTATTGCTCGGTATGGGCGACAAATTCGAATTGTGGAGCGAGCAGGCGCATCGGGCCCTGATCCAGCAGACGTTGTCTGATGAGGATCTGGGTGATGGGTTGCTCGACCTGAAGTTGTGA
- the rsmH gene encoding 16S rRNA (cytosine(1402)-N(4))-methyltransferase RsmH, with translation MRPEAQTGHLPVSQSPAVHLPVLYTQVLEGLRVIENGRYLDGTFGRGGHARGVLTQLGPEGRLLVMDKDPEAIAVAERDFAPDPRVSIFRGSFAQLLQWNETAEGLDGVLFDLGVSSPQLDVAERGFSFGKDGPLDMRMDPDSGESAAQWINRVEDREIADVLWTYGEERQSRRIARAIVARREKQPFTRTAELAELIASVMPRGKDKIHPATRSFQAIRIHINRELADLEAGLDAAVERLKPGGRLAVISFHSLEDRIVKQYMNRLAKAPPANRRLPEAQAFVPTLDLIGGAIKATDEELAMNPRARSAVLRVAQKREADA, from the coding sequence ATGCGCCCAGAAGCGCAGACCGGTCACCTTCCGGTGTCGCAGTCGCCGGCGGTGCATCTGCCGGTCCTGTACACCCAGGTCCTGGAAGGCCTGAGGGTGATCGAAAACGGACGTTATCTGGATGGCACGTTCGGTCGTGGCGGTCATGCACGTGGCGTGCTCACCCAGCTCGGTCCCGAGGGACGCCTGCTGGTCATGGACAAGGATCCGGAAGCCATTGCCGTTGCCGAGCGCGATTTCGCGCCGGACCCGCGCGTGTCGATCTTCCGTGGCAGCTTCGCCCAGCTGCTGCAGTGGAACGAGACCGCCGAAGGCCTGGATGGCGTGCTGTTCGACCTTGGTGTGTCCTCGCCGCAGCTGGATGTGGCCGAGCGTGGCTTCAGCTTCGGCAAGGACGGCCCGCTGGACATGCGCATGGACCCGGACAGTGGCGAAAGCGCTGCGCAGTGGATAAACCGCGTTGAAGATCGCGAGATCGCCGACGTGCTGTGGACCTACGGCGAAGAGCGGCAGAGCCGGCGCATCGCCCGCGCCATCGTGGCCCGCCGCGAAAAGCAGCCGTTCACCCGTACCGCCGAGCTGGCCGAACTGATCGCCTCGGTGATGCCGCGCGGCAAGGACAAGATCCATCCGGCCACGCGCAGCTTCCAGGCCATCCGCATCCACATCAACCGCGAACTGGCCGACCTCGAAGCCGGCCTGGACGCGGCGGTGGAGCGCCTGAAGCCCGGTGGCCGGCTGGCGGTGATCAGCTTCCACTCGCTGGAAGACCGCATCGTCAAGCAGTACATGAACCGCCTGGCCAAGGCACCGCCGGCCAACCGCCGGCTGCCCGAGGCGCAGGCCTTCGTGCCGACCCTGGACCTGATCGGCGGTGCCATCAAGGCCACCGACGAAGAGCTGGCGATGAACCCGCGCGCCCGCAGCGCCGTGCTGCGTGTGGCCCAGAAGCGGGAGGCCGATGCATGA